Proteins encoded in a region of the Campylobacter showae CSUNSWCD genome:
- a CDS encoding plasminogen-binding N-terminal domain-containing protein: protein MKKFLLFLAAACLSFAAEFSMREYKTPLISVDEGVGTIIDNSDIVVGSSGVVMHKFDGAQSSIIARAVVTQKGGGFAKVRFEVFDTLAQKALPIPGIMPKSGDEIILNYLYNRSLIVVPNKEIYAEVTNAFKDITFIHPDIVGSYLSYEYKPNPSRDDFRKMCSQSAAGLIFIAMNNEALFADCQSFEPLKRFQSGAVKYYQLPFYTRVKDIDTVFWKWGSEQISDFDRHYKALLKEK, encoded by the coding sequence TTGAAAAAATTTCTTTTATTTTTAGCGGCGGCTTGCCTTAGCTTTGCGGCCGAGTTTTCGATGAGAGAGTATAAAACCCCGCTAATAAGCGTAGACGAGGGCGTAGGCACGATCATAGACAACTCAGATATCGTCGTAGGCAGTAGCGGCGTCGTGATGCACAAATTTGACGGCGCTCAAAGCTCAATCATCGCTCGCGCGGTCGTCACGCAAAAAGGCGGCGGCTTTGCGAAGGTGCGATTTGAGGTATTTGACACATTAGCGCAAAAAGCCCTACCGATACCTGGCATAATGCCTAAAAGCGGCGACGAGATCATCCTAAACTATCTCTACAACCGCTCGCTCATCGTCGTACCGAACAAAGAAATTTACGCCGAAGTAACGAACGCGTTTAAAGACATCACCTTTATCCACCCCGATATCGTGGGCTCGTATCTAAGCTACGAGTATAAACCAAACCCTAGCCGCGACGACTTTCGTAAAATGTGCTCCCAAAGCGCCGCGGGGCTTATTTTCATCGCTATGAACAACGAAGCGCTTTTTGCCGACTGCCAGAGCTTTGAGCCGTTAAAACGCTTCCAAAGCGGCGCGGTCAAATACTACCAGCTACCTTTCTACACTCGCGTCAAGGATATCGATACGGTATTTTGGAAATGGGGCTCGGAACAAATCAGCGACTTTGACCGCCACTACAAAGCTCTTTTGAAAGAGAAATGA
- a CDS encoding AAA family ATPase produces the protein MENKKYLIWNNKGGVGKTFLSYSLSVEYAIAHPNEDVVVIDACPQSNVSEIVLGGNGTGEENLDKFRDTERTIAGYIKERFRKSQLTKLGNEYSYFVKADEVNKRMPSNLFLLPGDIDLDICSKLIAYIGSSPAKGAWRASRSLLIDLVDAFETNKDLERRPKTFFIDCNPSFANYTELAVLASNRIIIPCTADAASIRGIKNLIKLIYGISVDNKTMEDEYLNFSNEVENHKFKKPLLHIFVQNRSRTSERDATKAFRSHAEEIQRIANDLADKHRNLFTTDLEHNSRVINVKDGNTLAAIINHEGCPISKLQHKKYTIYGQETQANRAQIDALNEDIQNIIRII, from the coding sequence ATGGAAAATAAAAAATATCTTATTTGGAATAACAAAGGTGGAGTCGGTAAAACGTTTTTATCTTATTCGCTATCCGTAGAATACGCCATCGCACATCCAAATGAAGATGTTGTAGTAATTGATGCATGCCCGCAATCCAATGTATCAGAGATTGTGCTTGGTGGTAACGGAACAGGCGAAGAAAATTTAGATAAATTTAGAGACACTGAAAGAACTATTGCTGGATATATTAAAGAAAGGTTTAGAAAATCACAATTAACTAAATTAGGGAATGAATATTCTTACTTTGTCAAGGCTGATGAAGTAAACAAAAGAATGCCGAGTAATCTATTTTTATTGCCAGGGGATATTGACTTGGATATTTGCTCCAAGCTAATTGCCTATATTGGTTCATCACCTGCAAAAGGAGCATGGAGAGCTAGTCGCTCTTTATTAATCGATCTTGTGGATGCGTTCGAAACAAATAAAGATTTGGAAAGACGCCCAAAAACTTTTTTTATAGATTGCAACCCAAGCTTTGCAAACTATACCGAATTGGCGGTTTTGGCTTCAAATAGAATTATAATACCATGCACTGCCGATGCAGCGTCTATTAGGGGTATAAAAAATCTAATTAAGCTGATTTATGGTATATCAGTAGATAATAAAACCATGGAGGATGAATATCTAAATTTTAGTAACGAAGTTGAAAACCATAAATTTAAAAAGCCGTTGTTACATATTTTTGTTCAAAATCGATCCAGAACGAGTGAAAGAGATGCTACAAAAGCCTTTCGTTCGCATGCCGAGGAGATACAAAGGATAGCGAATGACCTTGCAGACAAGCATCGAAATTTGTTTACTACCGACCTTGAGCATAATAGTAGAGTCATAAACGTCAAGGACGGAAACACTTTAGCTGCAATTATTAACCATGAGGGTTGCCCTATTAGTAAATTGCAACATAAAAAATATACGATATACGGACAAGAGACACAGGCCAATAGGGCTCAAATAGATGCATTAAATGAAGATATCCAAAATATCATCAGAATTATCTAA
- the mgtE gene encoding magnesium transporter, with the protein MEENEQLNEAKELLDSHLNETIDKELSPADLAQHLKTLKKHDEELFGEYLEKLDPEILGDVAIEMPDHMLKDVIEQLPNDKIIEAIEELESDDAAELLEYIEEIDEQKAKELFDGLDKDDQEEILRIRSYDEDEAGAFMQTELFSAHIDEQLKTAVERLRREKEEGKLENVSQLFITDKKGVLLHAVPLEDLILFDFNQTLREIIAKSEEDKYKPHVAVDNEPIETVVETVENYDMNSIAVVDSKGYLLGRITTDDIHDFIQESATEQIYNLAGVYDEAEEEDTSLVKATRARAVWLLINLFTALISSSIIGLFDETIASYVALAVLMPIVASMGGNTGTQALTVTVRRLTLGEIEFKNAANALKREVGIALINGLTFAFLMGIIAALWFNRPMLGVVIGASMLINLFFAGFFGTLIPLSLKKFDIDPAVGSAVLLTTVTDTVGFFSFLGLAKWILL; encoded by the coding sequence ATGGAAGAAAACGAGCAATTAAACGAAGCCAAAGAGCTGCTAGACTCGCACCTAAACGAGACGATCGATAAGGAGCTAAGCCCCGCCGACCTCGCTCAGCACCTAAAAACGCTTAAAAAGCACGATGAGGAGCTCTTTGGCGAATATCTCGAAAAGCTAGACCCAGAGATCCTGGGCGACGTAGCGATCGAGATGCCAGATCACATGCTAAAGGACGTGATCGAACAACTACCAAACGACAAGATTATCGAGGCGATCGAGGAGCTAGAGAGCGACGACGCGGCCGAGCTTTTGGAGTATATCGAGGAGATCGACGAGCAAAAGGCTAAAGAGCTCTTTGACGGCCTTGATAAGGACGATCAGGAGGAGATTTTACGTATCCGCAGCTACGACGAGGACGAAGCGGGTGCGTTCATGCAGACGGAGCTTTTTAGTGCGCATATCGACGAGCAGCTAAAAACGGCGGTTGAGCGGCTAAGACGCGAGAAGGAAGAGGGTAAGCTAGAAAACGTCTCGCAGCTATTTATCACCGATAAAAAGGGCGTTTTGCTCCATGCGGTGCCGCTTGAGGATCTGATACTATTTGACTTTAACCAAACCTTAAGAGAGATCATCGCAAAGAGCGAAGAAGATAAATATAAACCCCATGTAGCCGTGGATAACGAGCCTATCGAGACGGTCGTAGAAACGGTCGAAAACTACGATATGAACTCGATCGCGGTCGTCGATAGCAAGGGATATTTGCTCGGTCGTATCACTACTGACGACATCCACGACTTTATACAAGAAAGCGCCACGGAGCAAATTTATAACCTAGCCGGCGTCTACGACGAGGCTGAGGAAGAGGATACGAGCCTGGTTAAGGCCACTCGCGCGCGCGCCGTTTGGCTGCTTATAAATTTATTTACCGCGCTTATTAGCTCCTCGATCATCGGGCTTTTTGACGAGACGATAGCTAGCTACGTAGCGCTCGCGGTACTGATGCCAATCGTAGCATCCATGGGTGGAAACACTGGCACGCAGGCGCTTACGGTTACTGTGCGCCGACTAACTCTGGGAGAAATCGAGTTTAAAAACGCCGCAAACGCGCTAAAACGCGAGGTCGGCATCGCGCTTATAAACGGACTAACCTTTGCGTTTTTGATGGGCATTATCGCTGCGCTATGGTTTAACCGCCCGATGCTGGGCGTAGTTATCGGCGCTTCGATGCTGATAAATTTGTTTTTCGCCGGATTTTTCGGTACTTTGATACCGCTAAGCTTAAAGAAATTTGACATCGATCCTGCCGTCGGCTCGGCCGTGCTGCTTACCACCGTTACCGACACGGTCGGCTTTTTTAGCTTTTTAGGACTGGCAAAATGGATACTTCTGTAA
- a CDS encoding peptidoglycan DD-metalloendopeptidase family protein → MKKFSLALLLAVNLFAAAPTQPTVQELSWPSGDTFLTFLEKNSIPLSLYYDMDSDDKEFVSEIKAGISYQILRDEKGGISQVLIPVNEELQAQIYKDNDGKYNFQLSSISYQTHRRVLSMPITVSPSQDIQDATGSAALAHGFYLAMKSEVPESEFKKLKKGDRLAMEYTQKTRLGRTFGMPEIHWASIQIGDKKYVTYKFENKYYDKSGKKNDKFLLTRPIANARITSPFTPKRYHPILKRYKAHLGVDYGAPKGTPIKAAGEGTVKFVGTKSGYGKVVILGHTSGYETLYAHTSGFAKGIQSGVKVKQGQLIAYVGSTGMSTGSHLHFGVYKNGNAINPENEIKVAKSVFALNESAKFQKYIKQFENKIKEYANKDEIPEKEQKFDAAMDWEHPITEPKADVNLTMTDANSTFSSGDLNLTTKTKRAEENLTNIGSLKTDINLTKETKGDNKEDNATKTEANLTRELASGSDDANLTDSNLTTPESNLTAKPTTESNSSGTKTDANETANLAVAKSAKSESNLTSTKAANKATSKTEPKKSSKEAKKSESNSSAKNKDKTKQTDKKKDKTNKETKTETKKKKNVNAGRDKSKKQKDAADKKAKSKGKTAESSDKKSE, encoded by the coding sequence ATGAAGAAATTTTCATTAGCTTTACTGCTGGCGGTAAATTTATTCGCCGCCGCGCCTACACAACCTACCGTCCAGGAGCTTAGCTGGCCTAGCGGAGATACGTTTTTAACTTTTTTGGAGAAAAATTCCATCCCCCTTTCTCTTTATTATGATATGGATTCGGACGATAAGGAGTTTGTAAGCGAGATAAAAGCGGGTATCTCGTATCAAATTTTAAGAGACGAAAAAGGCGGGATAAGCCAGGTGCTAATCCCCGTAAATGAAGAACTTCAAGCGCAAATTTATAAAGACAACGACGGAAAGTATAATTTTCAGCTTTCCTCGATTTCGTATCAGACGCATAGGCGTGTGCTTAGTATGCCTATTACGGTTTCGCCGTCGCAAGATATCCAAGACGCTACGGGCAGCGCGGCTTTGGCGCACGGATTTTATCTGGCGATGAAGAGCGAAGTGCCGGAAAGCGAGTTTAAAAAGCTAAAAAAAGGCGACAGGCTGGCGATGGAATACACGCAAAAAACTAGGCTCGGACGAACGTTTGGCATGCCGGAAATACACTGGGCGTCGATACAAATCGGCGATAAAAAATACGTTACGTATAAATTTGAAAATAAATACTACGACAAAAGCGGTAAGAAAAACGATAAATTTTTGCTAACTAGACCGATCGCAAACGCTCGTATTACCTCGCCTTTTACGCCCAAGCGCTATCATCCGATACTAAAGCGCTATAAGGCCCATCTAGGCGTGGACTACGGCGCTCCTAAGGGCACTCCGATAAAGGCCGCAGGCGAGGGTACGGTAAAATTCGTCGGTACTAAAAGCGGCTACGGCAAGGTAGTAATACTAGGTCACACTAGCGGTTACGAGACGCTATATGCGCACACTAGCGGCTTTGCTAAGGGTATACAAAGCGGCGTAAAAGTAAAGCAGGGGCAACTCATCGCTTACGTAGGCAGTACCGGCATGAGCACGGGCTCGCACCTGCATTTCGGCGTTTATAAAAACGGTAACGCTATAAACCCCGAAAACGAGATAAAGGTGGCTAAAAGCGTATTTGCCTTAAATGAAAGCGCTAAATTTCAAAAATATATAAAACAGTTTGAAAACAAGATAAAAGAGTATGCCAACAAGGATGAAATCCCTGAAAAAGAGCAGAAATTTGATGCGGCGATGGACTGGGAGCATCCTATAACCGAGCCAAAAGCAGACGTAAATTTGACGATGACGGATGCAAATTCTACCTTTTCTAGCGGAGATTTAAATTTAACTACGAAGACGAAAAGAGCAGAGGAAAATTTAACTAACATCGGCTCTTTAAAAACCGATATAAATTTGACAAAAGAGACAAAGGGCGACAACAAGGAAGACAATGCGACCAAAACCGAAGCAAATTTGACGAGAGAGCTCGCAAGCGGTAGCGACGATGCAAATTTGACGGACTCAAATTTAACTACGCCTGAGTCAAATTTGACCGCGAAGCCAACGACCGAAAGCAACTCCTCTGGGACCAAAACGGACGCGAACGAAACGGCAAATTTAGCCGTGGCAAAATCTGCGAAATCGGAGTCAAATTTGACCTCCACAAAAGCCGCAAACAAGGCGACAAGCAAAACTGAGCCAAAAAAATCAAGCAAAGAGGCGAAAAAATCCGAGTCAAATTCGTCAGCTAAAAATAAAGACAAAACAAAACAAACGGATAAGAAAAAGGACAAAACAAATAAAGAAACCAAAACCGAGACCAAAAAGAAAAAAAACGTAAACGCCGGCAGAGATAAGTCTAAAAAACAAAAAGACGCCGCCGATAAAAAGGCCAAATCAAAAGGCAAAACCGCCGAGTCAAGCGACAAAAAGAGCGAATGA
- a CDS encoding tetratricopeptide repeat protein yields the protein MRKIILAAILAAAAFGGNFEQATKIYLKKSDFENGARLFEKSCNDDKNAAGCYMAACLGEQGLSYNDDDDGGEKTFALYKKACDMGDMDGCTAVAAVYEGTILWQISQIDYEKAATLYEKACEGGVGEACYRAAAHHNGEYGGAKDPQKVRKYYSLACDHKDSQGCYMLAQGYEKGEQDMKKAMDIYGTSCDYGYTEGCVKFRELVKKTK from the coding sequence TTGAGAAAGATTATTTTGGCTGCGATCTTAGCGGCGGCGGCTTTTGGCGGGAACTTTGAACAAGCCACGAAAATATATCTAAAAAAATCGGACTTCGAAAACGGCGCGCGACTGTTTGAAAAATCTTGCAACGACGATAAAAATGCCGCCGGCTGCTATATGGCGGCATGTTTGGGCGAGCAGGGGCTCTCATATAACGACGACGATGACGGCGGCGAAAAGACCTTTGCGTTATATAAAAAGGCCTGCGATATGGGCGATATGGACGGCTGCACGGCCGTAGCTGCGGTGTATGAGGGCACCATACTGTGGCAAATCTCTCAGATAGACTACGAAAAGGCGGCGACGCTTTATGAAAAAGCCTGCGAGGGCGGAGTCGGCGAGGCGTGCTATAGGGCGGCTGCTCATCACAACGGCGAATACGGCGGCGCAAAAGACCCGCAAAAAGTCCGCAAATACTACTCGCTAGCCTGCGACCACAAAGACTCGCAAGGCTGCTATATGCTCGCACAAGGATACGAAAAGGGCGAACAGGATATGAAAAAAGCGATGGATATTTACGGGACCTCTTGCGATTACGGATATACGGAAGGCTGCGTTAAATTTAGAGAACTTGTTAAAAAAACGAAATAA
- the groES gene encoding co-chaperone GroES, which yields MNFQPLGKRVLVERLEDVKTTASGIIIPDNAKEKPLSGKVLAVSSEVEGVSVGDSVVFAKYGGTEVVLDGKTYLVLKIEDVLGVLK from the coding sequence ATGAATTTTCAACCGTTAGGCAAACGAGTCTTAGTCGAGCGTCTCGAGGACGTCAAAACGACCGCTTCTGGCATCATTATACCCGATAATGCAAAAGAAAAACCTTTAAGCGGCAAGGTTTTGGCGGTATCAAGCGAGGTAGAAGGCGTGAGCGTGGGCGATAGCGTGGTTTTTGCAAAATACGGCGGCACTGAGGTCGTGCTTGATGGCAAGACGTATTTGGTTCTAAAAATCGAAGACGTTTTGGGCGTTTTAAAATAA
- a CDS encoding tetratricopeptide repeat protein, whose translation MLKKIVCAAFLASAAFAAVPAFEEASAELAQNNYDNALKLFEKSCYEEKNIVGCYAAGFININAYSQNSSEAKSFEQFSKACDAGDMDGCKSLGDIYENGQAGQETDYKKAMKFHEKACEGKVGAACARVAGYYDEGRGTEQNLAKASKFYETACTYEDASGCHAIADMYERGDGVKKDETKAMDFYGLACDYGSRGACADFRKLYKNTK comes from the coding sequence ATGCTAAAGAAAATCGTTTGCGCCGCTTTTTTGGCGTCCGCGGCCTTTGCCGCCGTGCCTGCTTTCGAGGAGGCGAGCGCGGAGTTAGCTCAAAACAACTACGACAACGCCTTAAAGCTTTTTGAGAAGTCTTGCTACGAGGAGAAAAACATCGTAGGTTGCTATGCCGCGGGCTTTATAAACATTAACGCCTATTCGCAAAACTCTAGCGAGGCAAAAAGTTTTGAGCAGTTTTCAAAAGCTTGCGATGCGGGCGATATGGATGGATGCAAATCTCTGGGCGATATCTACGAAAACGGACAGGCCGGGCAGGAAACCGACTATAAAAAAGCGATGAAATTTCACGAAAAAGCTTGCGAGGGCAAAGTAGGCGCCGCATGCGCGAGAGTGGCCGGATACTACGACGAGGGCAGGGGTACCGAGCAAAATTTAGCCAAAGCGTCTAAATTTTACGAAACCGCGTGCACGTACGAGGACGCGAGCGGCTGCCACGCGATAGCTGATATGTACGAAAGGGGCGATGGCGTAAAAAAAGACGAGACGAAGGCGATGGATTTTTACGGGTTAGCTTGCGACTACGGCTCTAGGGGAGCTTGCGCTGATTTTAGAAAACTTTATAAAAATACAAAGTAA
- the groL gene encoding chaperonin GroEL (60 kDa chaperone family; promotes refolding of misfolded polypeptides especially under stressful conditions; forms two stacked rings of heptamers to form a barrel-shaped 14mer; ends can be capped by GroES; misfolded proteins enter the barrel where they are refolded when GroES binds): protein MAKEIFFSDEARNKLYEGVRKLNDAVKVTMGPRGRNVLVQKSFGAPAITKDGVSVAKEVELKDTIENMGAGLVKEVASKTNDEAGDGTTTATVLAHSIFKEGLRNITAGANPVEVKRGMDKQAAAIIAELKSLSRKVTDKKEIAQVATISANSDSAIGGLIADAMEKVGKDGVITVEEAKSIHDELNVVEGMQFDRGYLSPYFITNAEKMQVELSNPFILLFDKKITNLKDLLPVLEQIQKTGKPLLIIAEDIEGEALATLVVNKLRGVLNISAVKAPGFGDRRKAMLEDIAILTGGEVVSEELGRTLESATLNDLGQASSVIIDKDNTTIVNGAGEKSAIDARIIQIKAQIAETTSDYDKEKLQERLAKLSGGVAVIKVGAATETEMKEKKDRVDDALSATKAAVEEGIVIGGGAAFIKASTKVDLKLSGDEAIGADIVRRALTAPLRQIAENAGFDAGVVANSVSVSKDDNYGFNAATGEYVDMFKAGIIDPVKVERVALQNAVSVASLLLTTEATISELKEDKPMPAMPDMSGMGGMGGMM, encoded by the coding sequence ATGGCAAAAGAGATATTTTTTTCAGACGAGGCTAGAAACAAACTATACGAAGGCGTTAGAAAACTAAACGACGCTGTAAAAGTAACGATGGGGCCTCGCGGCAGAAACGTGCTAGTGCAAAAGAGCTTCGGCGCTCCAGCGATCACCAAAGACGGCGTGAGCGTGGCTAAAGAAGTCGAGCTAAAAGACACCATAGAAAATATGGGCGCAGGCCTAGTAAAAGAGGTTGCCAGCAAAACAAACGACGAGGCGGGCGACGGCACGACTACGGCTACGGTTTTGGCGCACTCTATCTTTAAAGAGGGCTTAAGAAACATCACCGCAGGCGCAAATCCTGTCGAGGTAAAACGCGGTATGGACAAGCAAGCCGCAGCTATAATCGCCGAGCTAAAAAGCTTATCGCGCAAGGTAACCGATAAAAAAGAGATCGCTCAAGTAGCGACTATCTCTGCGAACTCAGACTCTGCTATCGGCGGGCTGATCGCAGACGCGATGGAAAAAGTCGGCAAAGACGGCGTCATAACCGTAGAGGAAGCAAAATCTATCCACGACGAGCTAAACGTGGTCGAGGGTATGCAGTTTGACCGCGGATATCTAAGCCCGTACTTTATCACAAACGCCGAAAAGATGCAGGTCGAGCTAAGCAATCCGTTTATCTTGCTATTTGATAAGAAGATTACAAATTTAAAAGACTTGCTACCTGTGCTTGAGCAGATCCAAAAAACCGGCAAGCCGCTACTAATCATCGCTGAAGATATCGAGGGCGAGGCTCTTGCGACGCTAGTGGTAAATAAGCTTCGCGGCGTACTAAACATCTCTGCGGTTAAGGCTCCTGGCTTTGGCGATCGCAGAAAAGCAATGCTTGAGGATATCGCGATACTAACTGGCGGTGAAGTAGTAAGCGAGGAGCTAGGCAGAACACTAGAAAGCGCGACTCTAAACGATCTAGGTCAAGCTTCAAGCGTCATCATCGACAAAGACAACACGACTATCGTAAACGGCGCAGGCGAGAAATCGGCAATCGATGCTAGAATCATCCAAATAAAAGCTCAAATCGCTGAAACTACAAGCGACTACGACAAAGAAAAACTACAAGAGCGCCTAGCTAAGCTAAGCGGCGGCGTAGCGGTCATCAAAGTGGGCGCTGCTACCGAGACTGAGATGAAAGAGAAAAAAGACCGCGTAGACGACGCTCTAAGCGCGACTAAAGCGGCCGTGGAAGAGGGTATAGTAATCGGCGGCGGCGCTGCGTTTATCAAAGCGAGCACAAAAGTGGATCTAAAACTAAGCGGCGACGAAGCTATAGGCGCTGATATCGTAAGACGCGCGCTAACCGCTCCTCTCCGCCAGATCGCTGAAAATGCGGGCTTTGACGCGGGCGTAGTGGCAAACTCCGTAAGCGTAAGCAAAGACGACAACTACGGCTTTAACGCAGCTACTGGCGAGTACGTGGATATGTTTAAAGCCGGTATTATCGACCCGGTTAAGGTTGAGCGCGTGGCTCTACAAAACGCGGTTAGCGTGGCGAGCCTACTTCTAACTACGGAAGCTACTATAAGCGAGCTAAAAGAGGATAAGCCGATGCCTGCCATGCCTGATATGAGCGGTATGGGCGGAATGGGCGGAATGATGTAA
- a CDS encoding tetratricopeptide repeat protein — protein sequence MFKKIYLVLILVGVAAAQTNFEVATKKYLQDMGDKNVPKLYEKSCREDKNAVACYIAAQLKVYQTYDLKDDEEYARINGEVFELYKSACDLGYAKACSTAGDFYDSTPSNDNFVVEQDDTEKSAEFYEKACESKDGEACLKIAKKHDSASKFADALKYYKLACEAREAEGCYNAADIYESGDGTPKNSAEAAKYYGLACENGLGRGCAKSKKFSK from the coding sequence ATGTTTAAGAAAATTTATCTTGTTTTAATTCTTGTTGGAGTGGCGGCAGCTCAGACTAATTTTGAGGTTGCGACAAAAAAATACCTACAAGATATGGGCGATAAAAACGTGCCCAAACTCTACGAAAAATCGTGCCGCGAGGATAAAAACGCCGTCGCTTGCTACATAGCCGCGCAGCTAAAAGTATATCAAACATACGACCTAAAAGACGATGAGGAGTATGCACGAATAAACGGCGAAGTTTTTGAGCTTTATAAAAGCGCTTGCGATCTTGGCTACGCTAAAGCTTGCTCTACGGCGGGCGATTTTTACGACTCTACGCCGTCAAATGATAATTTTGTCGTAGAGCAGGACGACACGGAAAAATCAGCCGAATTTTATGAAAAAGCATGCGAGAGCAAAGACGGGGAAGCTTGCCTAAAGATAGCTAAAAAGCACGATAGCGCCTCAAAATTCGCCGATGCGCTAAAATACTATAAACTAGCCTGCGAAGCAAGAGAGGCCGAGGGCTGCTACAACGCGGCCGATATCTATGAATCAGGCGACGGAACGCCTAAAAATAGCGCCGAGGCGGCTAAATATTACGGTCTTGCTTGTGAAAACGGTCTTGGTCGCGGCTGCGCCAAATCTAAAAAATTTAGCAAATAG
- a CDS encoding NUDIX domain-containing protein, whose amino-acid sequence MDTSVKNIKIENLTSPRYIKPYQISFDLCEKSVRWECIKAHDSVSVLLYHEDKDAFLLVKQFRPAVWFNLQEGRELNLTQKGDEGYTYELCAGLMDKGKNEEQTVIEEIAEETGFAVSKVERITSTRGALGFGGAKQTMFFAVINDAMKIGEGGGIDGENIEPVYVPLERAREFMFDETKTKATGLMFAFMWFFAKFNR is encoded by the coding sequence ATGGATACTTCTGTAAAAAATATCAAAATAGAAAATTTAACCTCCCCGCGCTACATAAAGCCGTATCAAATTTCCTTTGATCTGTGCGAAAAGTCCGTCAGATGGGAGTGTATCAAGGCTCACGATAGCGTCTCGGTACTACTTTATCACGAGGATAAGGACGCGTTTTTGCTGGTTAAGCAGTTTCGCCCCGCCGTTTGGTTTAATCTGCAAGAAGGGCGCGAGCTAAATTTGACGCAAAAGGGCGACGAGGGCTACACATATGAGCTTTGTGCGGGTCTGATGGATAAAGGCAAGAACGAGGAGCAGACCGTCATCGAGGAGATCGCCGAGGAGACGGGCTTTGCCGTGAGCAAGGTAGAGCGCATAACATCCACTCGCGGCGCGCTGGGTTTTGGCGGAGCGAAGCAGACGATGTTTTTTGCCGTGATAAACGACGCGATGAAAATCGGCGAGGGCGGCGGCATAGACGGCGAAAATATCGAGCCTGTTTACGTGCCGCTTGAGCGGGCGCGGGAGTTTATGTTTGACGAAACCAAAACCAAGGCTACGGGGCTGATGTTTGCTTTTATGTGGTTTTTTGCCAAATTTAACCGTTAG
- a CDS encoding M15 family metallopeptidase, with protein sequence MTLGQNQEKFTQDLVQILNYLIDNGYTIRLGEVERTQAQQYLYIKEGKSKTYNSMHLKRCAADLHIFKGGEWLQSKTQLQSIGDYWESLDKNNKWGGNFKNFIDTPHFERQC encoded by the coding sequence ATGACGCTAGGACAAAATCAAGAAAAATTTACTCAAGACCTCGTACAAATCTTAAACTATCTAATCGATAACGGCTATACAATCAGGTTGGGCGAAGTCGAGCGCACGCAAGCACAACAATACCTATATATCAAAGAGGGCAAATCAAAAACTTATAATTCAATGCACTTAAAGCGTTGTGCCGCCGATTTGCATATATTCAAAGGTGGCGAATGGCTACAATCAAAAACACAGCTTCAAAGCATTGGCGACTATTGGGAAAGCCTAGACAAAAACAACAAATGGGGCGGTAATTTCAAAAACTTCATAGATACGCCGCACTTTGAAAGACAATGCTAA